A DNA window from Setaria viridis chromosome 2, Setaria_viridis_v4.0, whole genome shotgun sequence contains the following coding sequences:
- the LOC117845298 gene encoding uncharacterized protein translates to MEVEGGGAGGGEEVVELEDAVKLLVEHLVLPALLRREEALKPENQETVARQMHATVLLYNYYHRKQFPQLEFADPERFCMTASLTAGDALLVYLNQVHDQRGNGAGAGLSVTDKAVVDACDIAEALDATKDSPEMTMWPISKVAVLLLDRAKKMCLLEHGSETKGVFSLLEKDIKSALGGSRSSDLSVQESTNKSVALPSEPYVLQQIAYSEVELKTGIKRTSLRFLEEHRVYSLSKKGTATMLFVLQYEQNVNSKLKERPLEVLVDRMSGPIFRRDPYLATTYVVECYHLLPYKEVLLNVRNREWPLDCSLSVPKERLFQNRNPSSHSEIDESLKEQEANSRSKMKKIATNISTPKKNKQVVKAVGDSGNSKNKKNSNTNSKRKPETFRSTLATYTEHGDGESPTKETDSLAAPDVENLKFVSAKPTKSTNGGSVDLQARVQMDKDRTEEHSKSRNMPQDIFPALDVDPVTKNHALESQKEKVSEKSGGITGSMNVQKYATLQLLRKMRDDTLRELCMLGDRSAQYEMEIQTILTEGEMTPKVASILKKYENSWNMMEAANPTCSGEGCQTMNIKRKKLKEAILLRSKCQELDDICRDSNWILPRYKVLPSVTGDMYQASVYLTGPDFNLSADGDNKVTPHEARDSAASNMLYQLQQKAMES, encoded by the exons ATGGAGGTAGaaggcggcggtgccggcggcggggaggaggtggtggagctgGAGGACGCGGTGAAGCTGCTGGTGGAGCACCTCGTGCTGCCAGCTCTGCTCCGGCGGGAGGAGGCCCTGAAGCCGGAGAATCAGGAGACCGTGGCGCGTCAG ATGCACGCGACGGTTCTCTTGTACAACTATTACCACCGGAAGCAGTTCCCGCAGCTCGAATTCGCCGACCCCGAGCGGTTCTGCATGACCGCCTCCCTCACCGCCGGGGACGCTCTGCTCGTGTACCTGAACCAGGTCCACGACCAGCGCGGCAACGGCGCGGGGGCCGGGCTCTCGGTCACCGACAAGGCAGTCGTCGACGCCTGCGACATTGCCGAGGCACTCGACGCCACGAAGGACTCCCCCGAGATGACTATGTGGCCAATCTCCAAGGTCGCTGTTCTGCTTCTCGATCGGGCAAAGAAGATGTGCTTGCTCGAGCATGGATCTGAAACCAAGGGCGTCTTTTCGCTCTTGGAGAAAGATATCAAGTCTGCATTAGGTGGCTCGCGTAGCAGTGACTTGTCTGTGCAGGAGTCAACTAATAAATCCGTAGCACTTCCTTCAGAGCCATACGTGCTCCAGCAGATTGCATATTCAGAGGTGGAGCTCAAAACAG GTATCAAGCGCACAAGCTTGCGTTTTCTCGAAGAACATCGTGTGTACTCACTGAGTAAAAAGGGGACAGCTACGATGTTGTTCGTTCTGCAGTATGAGCAAAATGTCAATAGCAAGCTTAAGGAAAGGCCTTTAGAAGTTCTGGTCGACAG GATGAGTGGTCCTATATTTAGACGTGATCCGTATCTTGCAACGACATATGTTGTTGAGTGTTATCATTTACTGCCATATAAGGAGGTTCTGTTAAACGTCCGGAACAG GGAATGGCCTTTGGATTGTTCACTGAGTGTGCCAAAGGAACGATTATTTCAAAATAGAAACCCTTCATCCCACTCTGAAATAGATGAAAGTTTGAAGGAACAAGAAGCCAATAGCAGGTCTAAAATGAAGAAAATAGCCACAAACATTTCAACtccaaagaaaaataaacaggTAGTAAAAGCAGTTGGTGATAGTGGCAacagcaaaaataaaaaaaacagcaacACGAACAGCAAAAGAAAACCTGAAACCTTCAGGTCTACACTTGCTACCTACACGGAGCATGGGGATGGTGAGAGCCCCACAAAAGAAACTGATTCACTTGCTGCTCCAGATGTGGAAAATTTAAAATTCGTGAGTGCAAAACCCACAAAATCAACAAATGGAGGGTCTGTAGACTTACAAGCGA GAGTCCAGATGGACAAGGACAGAACAGAGGAGCACTCTAAGAGTAGAAACATGCCCCAAGATATCTTTCCG GCGCTAGATGTTGATCCTGTAACTAAGAATCATGCTTTGGAGAGCCAAAAGGAGAAAGTCTCAGAAAAGTCTG GTGGCATCACAGGTAGCATGAATGTTCAAAAGTATGCGACACTGCAGTTACTTCGGAAGATGCGGGATGATACT CTCCGTGAGCTTTGCATGCTTGGAGATCGAAGTGCTCAGTATGAAATGGAAATTCAAACAATCTTGACAG AAGGGGAGATGACACCTAAAGTGGCATCAATCCTAAAGAAATATGAGAATAGCTGGAACATGATGGAAGCTGCCAATCCAACTTGCTCTGGAGAAGGATGCCAAACCATGAACATAAAGAGGAAGAAACTGAAAGAAGCCATCCTTCTACGCAGCAAATGCCAG GAACTGGATGATATATGCCGTGACAGCAACTGGATTCTTCCAAGATACAAAGTACTTCCTTCAGTTACAGGTG ATATGTACCAGGCCAGTGTCTACCTTACGGGCCCAGATTTCAATTTGAGTGCCGATGGTGACAACAAGGTCACCCCCCATGAGGCACGGGACTCTGCGGCGTCCAACATGCTGTACCAGCTTCAGCAGAAGGCAATGGAAAGCTAG
- the LOC117845299 gene encoding uncharacterized protein has translation MAIAARALRRLPLHLSPSLSRSFCAVSPAAASATPAPAAASAKVADRIVRVLAIDPDGARREVVGLSGQTLLRALANSGLIEPASHRLEDIDACSAECEVHIAQEWLEKLPPPSYEERYVLTRASRNRELNKHARLGCQVVLAPELQGMVVAVPEPKPWDIP, from the coding sequence ATGGCGATCGCGGCGCgcgccctgcgccgcctccctctccacctCTCCCCTTCGCTCTCTCGCTCCTTCTGTGCCGTCTCCCCGGCCGCCGCATCGGCcaccccggcccccgccgccgcatccgccaAGGTCGCCGACCGCATCGTGCGCGTCCTCGCCATCGACCCCGACGGCGCGCGCCGCGAGGTCGTCGGCCTCTCCGGGCAGACCCTCCTCCGCGCGCTCGCAAACTCGGGGCTCATCGAGCCGGCCTCCCACCGCCTCGAGGATATCGACGCGTGCTCCGCCGAGTGCGAGGTCCACATCGCGCAGGAGTGGCTCGagaagctgccgccgccgtcctacGAGGAGCGGTACGTGCTCACCCGCGCGTCCAGGAACCGAGAGCTCAACAAGCACGCGCGCCTGGGCTGCCAGGTCGTCCTCGCGCCCGAGCTGCAGGGGATGGTCGTCGCCGTCCCCGAGCCCAAGCCGTGGGACATCCCGTAA